Proteins from a single region of Bacillota bacterium:
- a CDS encoding substrate-binding domain-containing protein: MVRRIMLALVIGVLFVGLLGTGSLAAPKELTIGLSVPSLSFTWFSFLKGAVEAEARKLGNVKIITVDAENKTSKQMSDIEDLIVKKVDAVLLVPIEVKALIPAVEDLNRAKIPVATVDRRIEGSGLDILVHVGADNVEGGRQAARYIGKLLNGKGNVVEIEGTPGSSPARDRGKGFNEVLKNEFPNIKVVFRQPADFRRADGMNLMENIIQSGKDFDAVFAHNDDMILGALEALKARAGGKKVITMGFDAIEDALNAVEDGTLNGTIEQFPGKQAATALDILVEYLRTGKAPSSKTIWIQPKVITKANLDDAEKRLK; the protein is encoded by the coding sequence ATGGTAAGAAGGATAATGCTCGCTCTGGTTATTGGGGTTCTCTTCGTAGGTCTCCTCGGCACCGGGAGTTTGGCGGCACCCAAGGAACTTACCATAGGTTTGTCTGTACCCAGCCTGAGCTTCACCTGGTTTAGCTTTCTGAAGGGAGCCGTCGAGGCTGAGGCGAGGAAGCTCGGAAATGTGAAGATAATCACCGTGGACGCCGAGAATAAGACATCAAAGCAGATGTCTGATATCGAAGACCTCATAGTTAAGAAGGTAGATGCAGTCCTTCTGGTTCCAATAGAAGTCAAGGCCCTGATCCCCGCCGTGGAGGACCTTAACAGGGCAAAGATACCCGTCGCTACCGTCGACCGTCGCATCGAGGGGTCCGGCCTTGATATCCTGGTCCATGTGGGCGCCGATAATGTCGAGGGTGGACGCCAGGCGGCCAGGTACATAGGAAAGCTGCTGAACGGGAAGGGGAATGTAGTGGAGATCGAGGGCACGCCGGGCTCTTCGCCGGCCAGGGATCGCGGTAAGGGGTTCAATGAAGTGCTCAAGAATGAGTTCCCCAATATCAAGGTCGTCTTCAGACAGCCTGCAGACTTCCGCAGGGCCGACGGGATGAACCTGATGGAGAACATCATCCAGAGCGGCAAGGACTTCGATGCCGTGTTTGCGCATAACGATGACATGATTCTTGGCGCCCTCGAGGCGTTGAAGGCGCGAGCGGGCGGCAAGAAGGTAATAACCATGGGCTTCGATGCCATTGAGGATGCGCTTAATGCCGTCGAGGATGGGACGCTGAACGGCACAATCGAGCAGTTCCCCGGGAAGCAGGCAGCTACGGCGCTTGATATTCTGGTTGAGTACCTGAGAACCGGGAAGGCCCCTTCATCCAAGACAATATGGATCCAGCCCAAAGTGATAACCAAAGCCAACCTCGATGACGCTGAAAAGCGCCTGAAATAG
- a CDS encoding ribose ABC transporter permease translates to MTLDARTAAETAKHEGGLWVSESPGGKVSFWRILAERYAILFGFLVICAILAMLCPNFLSVANILNVLRQVSITGIMAIGATFVILTGGIDLSVGSVLALAGILAAGMQVVHEAGVFVSVLVPLIVTGLLGILVGLVITKCHVAPFIVTLGVMSVARGATLVYSKGYPISGLTREFRFIGGGLIGQIPIPVIIYALVAIAGSIVLSQTRFGRHVYAIGGNQEAARLSGVLVEKTKIIVYGISSLTAGLSGVILTSRLNSGEPVAGVGQELDVIASVVIGGTSLMGGEGGIFGTVIGSLLIGVLNNGLNLLNVSSFYQQIVKGLIIVAAVIFDQLRRRR, encoded by the coding sequence ATGACGTTGGACGCTAGGACCGCCGCAGAAACCGCGAAACATGAGGGCGGCCTTTGGGTCTCCGAGAGCCCTGGAGGCAAGGTCTCTTTCTGGCGCATACTGGCGGAGAGATACGCGATCTTATTCGGATTCCTTGTCATTTGCGCCATTCTCGCAATGCTCTGCCCGAACTTTCTTTCGGTGGCAAATATCCTGAATGTATTGCGCCAGGTCTCGATCACGGGGATAATGGCCATCGGCGCAACCTTTGTAATTCTGACAGGAGGCATCGATCTATCCGTTGGGTCGGTTCTGGCCCTCGCCGGGATCCTGGCAGCTGGTATGCAGGTGGTCCATGAGGCCGGCGTCTTCGTCTCCGTCCTGGTGCCTCTTATTGTCACCGGGTTGCTGGGCATTCTCGTCGGATTAGTCATAACAAAATGCCATGTCGCCCCGTTCATCGTGACGCTCGGCGTGATGAGCGTGGCCCGTGGCGCGACGCTTGTTTACAGCAAGGGCTACCCTATTAGTGGCCTTACGAGGGAATTTCGCTTCATAGGCGGGGGGCTTATAGGCCAGATACCCATTCCCGTCATAATCTATGCGCTGGTGGCGATAGCCGGGAGCATTGTTCTCAGCCAGACGAGGTTCGGGCGCCATGTCTATGCCATTGGCGGCAACCAGGAGGCAGCCCGGCTTTCAGGTGTCCTGGTCGAGAAAACTAAGATAATTGTATATGGGATTTCGAGCCTTACGGCGGGGCTCTCAGGGGTCATCCTCACGTCGAGGTTGAATTCCGGGGAGCCGGTTGCTGGCGTCGGGCAGGAGCTCGACGTCATCGCGTCGGTGGTTATCGGGGGGACCAGCCTCATGGGCGGGGAAGGCGGCATCTTTGGCACAGTAATAGGGTCCCTGCTCATCGGGGTTCTCAATAACGGCCTCAACCTGCTCAACGTCTCATCATTCTACCAGCAGATTGTCAAGGGCCTCATCATCGTCGCAGCGGTTATATTCGACCAGTTGCGGAGGCGCAGGTGA
- a CDS encoding carbohydrate ABC transporter permease translates to MVLASFKTEENMFNMPPKFLFRPTLMNYTFMFHEGILKYVKNSAVAAFASTFIAMVLGSLGGYALARGRMRMKNQIAFWIITTRMAPIAAIILPLYIIFRSLHILNTIKALIVAHTTFNLPFAIWLMMGFFREIPREVEEAALVDGCSPFQAFYRVALPLVTPGLLVTAILSIMFSWNDYAFAVLYTAADSQTLPVVAARLMTMRGILWGQVMSMGTLIFVPILAAALLIRKYLVRGLTMGAIK, encoded by the coding sequence ATGGTTTTAGCCTCGTTTAAGACAGAGGAGAATATGTTTAATATGCCTCCTAAATTCCTCTTTAGACCCACTTTAATGAATTATACTTTCATGTTCCACGAAGGTATCCTCAAGTATGTGAAAAACAGCGCTGTAGCGGCTTTTGCCTCGACTTTTATCGCGATGGTCCTTGGGTCATTGGGTGGCTATGCATTAGCGCGTGGGAGGATGAGGATGAAAAACCAGATTGCGTTCTGGATCATAACCACGCGTATGGCCCCAATCGCCGCGATAATCTTGCCTCTCTATATCATTTTCCGGAGCCTCCACATTCTCAACACGATCAAGGCATTGATCGTGGCGCACACGACCTTCAATCTGCCATTTGCTATATGGCTTATGATGGGCTTCTTCAGGGAGATCCCGCGCGAGGTTGAGGAGGCCGCCCTTGTTGATGGATGCAGTCCATTCCAGGCCTTCTACCGGGTGGCCCTCCCGCTGGTAACTCCGGGCTTGCTTGTAACGGCCATCTTGTCGATAATGTTCTCATGGAACGATTACGCCTTTGCGGTGCTCTATACAGCAGCTGATAGCCAGACACTTCCCGTCGTAGCCGCTCGTCTGATGACGATGCGCGGGATTCTCTGGGGACAGGTAATGAGCATGGGCACTCTTATATTCGTACCGATACTGGCGGCTGCGCTTCTAATCAGGAAATACCTCGTGAGAGGGCTCACCATGGGCGCCATCAAGTGA
- a CDS encoding sugar phosphate isomerase/epimerase, with protein MKNIGIYVNNWIFGNCSLSEVAARVARIGFDGIELVGEPEIYRVDEVNKIMGDLGLRVQSICGMHPGPDPSDLRALCHPDAAERAKAVDYVKACVDLACGVGGRSVLVVPGLVGQPAYFVSREEDWRRAVEALASAAAYAEQAGILLTIEPINRYEVGVVYSIGDAIRMAKEINSPAIRTMGDTFHMQIEEGDGIPAAIRRAGRYWLQHLHVADNTREAPGMGTMPWREILRSLMEIDYEGGISCEPLPRGASPYDARQGRIPAEKLDAELAYGLRFLREEAKIAGRFLN; from the coding sequence ATGAAGAATATCGGGATCTACGTAAACAACTGGATATTCGGGAATTGCAGCCTGAGCGAGGTCGCGGCGAGGGTGGCCCGGATCGGCTTCGATGGTATCGAGCTTGTAGGGGAGCCCGAGATCTACCGGGTGGATGAGGTCAACAAGATCATGGGCGATTTGGGGCTGAGGGTCCAGTCGATATGCGGGATGCATCCCGGTCCCGACCCGTCGGACTTGAGGGCTCTCTGCCATCCCGACGCCGCCGAGCGGGCAAAGGCGGTCGATTACGTCAAGGCGTGCGTGGACCTTGCCTGTGGTGTCGGCGGCCGCAGCGTGCTGGTTGTTCCCGGGCTCGTTGGGCAGCCGGCCTATTTTGTTTCAAGGGAAGAGGATTGGAGGCGCGCAGTGGAGGCGCTTGCCAGCGCAGCGGCCTACGCCGAGCAGGCCGGGATACTTCTTACCATTGAGCCGATCAACCGCTATGAAGTCGGCGTGGTTTACTCGATCGGTGATGCAATCAGGATGGCGAAGGAGATCAACTCCCCCGCGATCAGGACGATGGGGGATACCTTCCACATGCAGATCGAGGAGGGGGATGGGATCCCGGCGGCGATTCGCAGGGCTGGCCGTTACTGGCTCCAGCACCTGCATGTCGCGGACAATACGCGGGAGGCCCCCGGCATGGGGACCATGCCATGGAGGGAGATTCTGAGATCGCTCATGGAGATCGATTACGAGGGTGGAATCTCGTGCGAGCCGCTGCCCAGGGGGGCTTCGCCCTATGATGCACGGCAGGGCAGGATTCCCGCAGAAAAGCTCGATGCAGAGCTCGCCTACGGGCTCCGGTTCCTGAGGGAGGAGGCAAAGATCGCGGGACGATTCCTCAACTAA
- a CDS encoding ribulokinase, with protein sequence MSKYSIGVDFGTESGRAVLVDVATGQEIATAVYKYSNGVIDEILPDGKTKLPPDFALQDPADYLRTFEVTIPAVLKEAGVDPRDVIGVGIDFTSCTMLPAYKDGTPLCFDERFKSNPHAWVKLWKHHAAQPEANKLNAIARERGEGFLARYGGKISSEWFFPKVWQILDEAPEIYQAADRFIEAADWVVWQLTGVETRNSCTAGYKAIWSKGEGFPGNDFFKALDPRLEHVIDEKMSRTILPLGTRAGGITPRMAQMTGLIPGTAVAVANVDAHVAVPAATVVEPNKMVMVMGTSICHMVVGEELKIVEGMCGVVEDGILPGFYGYEAGQSAVGDIFAWFIENCVPERYEQEARARGMNIHELFEEKARALRPGESGVMALDWWNGNRSILVDADLTGLLIGCTLATKPEEIYRALIEATAFGTATIIRAFEEKGLPIKELYACGGLPEKNKLLMHIYADVTGKEIKVSASSQTPALGAAMFGAVAAGEAAGGYDDIVDAARYMAHLKDGVFKPDMANHEVYQKLFAEYRKLHDYFGRGANDVMKVLKAIKAEVVG encoded by the coding sequence TTGAGCAAGTATTCCATTGGCGTAGATTTCGGGACGGAATCGGGCCGGGCGGTCCTTGTGGATGTCGCGACCGGCCAGGAGATTGCGACGGCTGTCTACAAATACTCAAACGGCGTGATCGATGAGATCCTGCCGGACGGCAAAACCAAGCTTCCCCCGGATTTCGCCCTGCAGGACCCCGCGGATTATTTGAGGACATTCGAGGTTACCATACCCGCGGTCCTCAAGGAGGCCGGTGTTGATCCCCGCGATGTCATCGGGGTTGGCATTGACTTCACCTCCTGCACCATGCTTCCCGCTTACAAGGATGGGACGCCGCTATGCTTTGACGAGCGGTTCAAGAGCAACCCCCATGCATGGGTCAAGCTATGGAAGCACCACGCGGCCCAGCCAGAGGCCAACAAGCTGAACGCCATAGCCCGCGAGCGGGGGGAGGGGTTCCTCGCCCGCTACGGCGGCAAGATATCCTCTGAATGGTTCTTCCCGAAGGTATGGCAGATATTAGATGAGGCACCTGAAATATACCAGGCTGCGGACCGTTTCATCGAGGCTGCTGACTGGGTGGTCTGGCAGCTCACCGGGGTTGAGACGCGCAACTCGTGCACTGCGGGCTATAAGGCGATATGGAGCAAGGGGGAAGGGTTCCCGGGCAATGACTTTTTCAAGGCCCTGGACCCGAGGCTTGAGCATGTTATAGACGAGAAGATGTCCCGCACGATCCTGCCGCTGGGGACCAGGGCGGGGGGCATAACCCCCAGGATGGCCCAGATGACGGGGCTTATCCCCGGGACCGCGGTTGCGGTGGCTAATGTTGATGCGCATGTGGCGGTCCCGGCAGCGACAGTGGTCGAACCCAATAAGATGGTTATGGTCATGGGGACCTCCATCTGCCATATGGTCGTGGGGGAGGAACTCAAGATCGTCGAGGGCATGTGCGGGGTGGTCGAGGACGGCATCCTGCCCGGATTCTACGGATATGAAGCCGGCCAGTCGGCAGTCGGTGACATCTTCGCCTGGTTCATCGAAAATTGCGTGCCCGAGCGGTATGAGCAGGAGGCCCGCGCTCGCGGCATGAACATCCACGAGCTATTCGAGGAGAAGGCCAGGGCGCTCCGCCCAGGTGAGAGCGGGGTCATGGCGCTGGACTGGTGGAATGGGAATAGATCGATTCTCGTTGACGCCGACCTGACGGGGCTGCTTATCGGGTGCACGCTTGCGACGAAGCCCGAGGAGATATACCGGGCCCTGATCGAGGCCACGGCGTTTGGGACGGCGACGATAATAAGGGCTTTCGAGGAAAAGGGCTTGCCGATAAAGGAGCTCTACGCGTGCGGCGGGTTGCCTGAGAAGAATAAGCTCCTCATGCACATCTATGCAGATGTTACGGGCAAGGAGATCAAGGTATCCGCGTCATCCCAGACCCCTGCTCTAGGCGCGGCCATGTTTGGAGCCGTGGCGGCGGGCGAGGCCGCAGGGGGCTACGATGATATAGTGGATGCTGCGAGGTACATGGCCCATTTGAAGGATGGGGTCTTCAAGCCTGATATGGCAAATCACGAGGTATATCAGAAGCTCTTTGCTGAGTACCGCAAGCTCCATGATTATTTCGGGCGGGGAGCCAATGATGTCATGAAGGTCCTGAAGGCGATAAAGGCCGAGGTCGTGGGGTGA
- a CDS encoding DeoR/GlpR transcriptional regulator, whose translation MKVGQLSVLPFERQLAILEALKEKGTIDVLTLARSLGVSANTLRRDLTFLESKGYLRRVYGGATIMTVSPLEAKYVNYNTRTALASERKDIIGMVAADMIEDGDTVILDSGTTTLQIARHLEGRHNVTVITNDIKVAAELCGKRGILVVTTGGFTDESFSSSGVIAERTIAEVRPDKVFLSSLGVSVKDGLTDGRMEQATIKRVMANAGREVILVADSSKVGKVLSCFICPVSAITRWITDDGVPPNVIAGVEKEGCEVIIAGREGGRAEQRGYLRR comes from the coding sequence ATGAAAGTAGGACAGCTTTCCGTGTTGCCATTTGAAAGACAACTGGCTATCTTGGAAGCTTTAAAGGAAAAGGGCACGATTGATGTTCTTACACTGGCGCGGAGTCTCGGGGTCTCGGCAAACACCTTGCGGAGGGATTTAACCTTCCTGGAATCCAAGGGCTACTTGAGGCGCGTCTATGGAGGCGCCACGATTATGACCGTGAGCCCGCTGGAGGCCAAGTATGTAAATTATAATACGCGCACGGCCCTTGCCAGTGAGAGGAAGGATATCATAGGCATGGTGGCGGCCGATATGATCGAGGATGGCGATACCGTCATCCTGGACTCGGGCACCACGACCCTCCAGATCGCAAGGCACCTTGAGGGGAGGCATAACGTTACCGTCATCACTAACGATATCAAGGTCGCGGCCGAGTTATGCGGTAAGCGCGGGATCCTGGTGGTCACTACGGGCGGGTTCACCGACGAGTCATTCTCATCAAGTGGCGTGATAGCTGAGAGAACCATCGCCGAGGTGCGTCCGGACAAGGTTTTCCTCTCGTCTCTCGGGGTCTCGGTCAAGGATGGCCTTACTGATGGCAGGATGGAGCAGGCCACGATCAAACGGGTCATGGCCAACGCCGGCCGCGAGGTCATCCTGGTGGCGGATTCGAGCAAGGTCGGGAAGGTTTTATCATGTTTTATCTGCCCCGTATCCGCGATTACGCGATGGATCACGGATGACGGGGTGCCGCCAAATGTGATCGCCGGCGTGGAGAAGGAGGGATGCGAGGTTATCATCGCCGGCCGAGAGGGCGGCAGGGCCGAGCAGAGAGGGTATCTAAGGCGCTAG
- a CDS encoding sugar ABC transporter substrate-binding protein, whose product MKSRWHICLSVTILVCLLATWSVAAAMTEEQKWRQFANDNITLHLLSEDTPPTAAIKAIIGEFEKKTGIKVEITQTRLEDVVAKVLMDFSAGAGDIELIYADPYQILAPLYGHFADMRKFMNDPTLPALPKGLNDFIKTELIAGGYMIDPDRLLAIPYDCPTMIWAYRKDIFDKYRDAFKKDKGYDWTPGPNLSWEQYYEIADWINKNVKEVKYGTGHQALMYDSLQCDFSNVLSAFGGSYFSNPKVATYGTDLPGKCLLDSPQAIEAAKFYKKLLSIAHPGSTSWDWSGLAEAFAAGEIAMCPEWHEFAAMFEDPKRSKVAGKVGWTILPHGPNGSKNIWGGTNISINSYAPEKEQKAAWLFIVWATSPEVQKKLLLSGSTPTRYSVYNDPEVQQWIKQKKHPVMESLKAVQEAWKPENIFLRPKTPKWLEVNTVVFTELSYMLAGKKTPEQAMKDAAAQIDKITGWAKMKK is encoded by the coding sequence GTGAAAAGTCGATGGCATATTTGTCTCTCGGTTACAATCCTGGTATGCTTGCTTGCTACCTGGAGCGTAGCGGCCGCCATGACGGAGGAACAGAAGTGGCGCCAGTTTGCAAACGACAACATCACCCTACATTTACTATCCGAGGATACCCCCCCTACGGCTGCCATCAAAGCGATCATCGGTGAGTTTGAAAAGAAAACAGGGATCAAAGTGGAAATCACTCAGACCCGCCTTGAAGACGTGGTTGCCAAGGTCCTGATGGACTTCTCCGCTGGCGCGGGCGACATAGAGCTGATTTACGCGGATCCTTACCAGATATTAGCCCCATTGTATGGCCACTTCGCTGATATGAGAAAATTTATGAATGATCCAACTCTGCCGGCTTTGCCCAAGGGGCTTAACGACTTCATTAAGACAGAATTAATCGCCGGCGGCTACATGATCGACCCTGACCGTCTCCTTGCGATTCCGTATGACTGCCCAACCATGATATGGGCTTATCGAAAGGACATCTTCGATAAATATCGCGATGCATTTAAGAAGGATAAGGGCTATGATTGGACGCCCGGCCCGAATCTCAGCTGGGAACAGTACTATGAAATCGCCGACTGGATCAATAAGAATGTGAAAGAGGTTAAATACGGCACCGGGCACCAGGCCTTGATGTATGATTCCCTCCAGTGTGACTTCAGCAACGTGTTATCTGCCTTTGGCGGGTCCTACTTCTCCAACCCGAAGGTAGCGACCTATGGCACCGATCTCCCTGGTAAGTGCCTCCTCGATTCGCCACAGGCCATTGAGGCCGCGAAGTTCTACAAGAAGCTGTTAAGCATTGCGCATCCAGGCAGCACATCATGGGATTGGAGCGGCCTCGCTGAAGCCTTCGCTGCCGGCGAGATAGCCATGTGCCCTGAGTGGCACGAGTTCGCAGCCATGTTTGAAGACCCCAAGCGTTCCAAGGTCGCCGGAAAGGTTGGATGGACCATCCTGCCTCATGGGCCCAACGGCAGCAAGAATATCTGGGGGGGAACGAATATCTCCATTAACTCCTACGCCCCCGAGAAGGAGCAGAAAGCTGCTTGGCTATTTATCGTATGGGCGACAAGCCCCGAGGTGCAGAAGAAACTCCTCTTGAGCGGCTCTACGCCGACGAGGTATTCGGTTTATAATGATCCTGAGGTCCAGCAGTGGATCAAGCAGAAAAAGCATCCTGTAATGGAGTCTCTAAAAGCCGTACAGGAGGCCTGGAAACCCGAGAATATCTTCCTGCGCCCCAAGACTCCCAAATGGCTTGAGGTTAATACAGTCGTGTTCACCGAGCTGTCTTACATGCTGGCGGGCAAGAAAACGCCTGAGCAGGCTATGAAGGATGCAGCTGCCCAGATCGACAAGATAACCGGCTGGGCTAAGATGAAAAAGTAA
- a CDS encoding L-ribulose-5-phosphate 4-epimerase yields the protein MLEKLREEVWRMNLELPKNGLVTMTSGNVSGRDRETGYVVIKPSGVRYEDLKPEDMVVVNLDGEVIEGRLKPSVDTSTHLYVYRHMPEVGGIVHTHSPYATAFAALGRPIPVYLTAMADEFGGPIPVGRYAKIGGEEIGQVIVESIGKSPAILMKNHGVFTVGPTPAAALKAAVMAEDIARTVHLALQLGQPDEIPPEEVERGHRQYIEKYGQ from the coding sequence ATGCTGGAAAAGCTGCGAGAAGAAGTCTGGAGGATGAATCTGGAACTGCCCAAAAACGGCCTCGTTACTATGACAAGCGGCAACGTGAGCGGCCGCGACCGTGAAACGGGCTATGTCGTGATCAAACCGAGCGGGGTGAGGTATGAGGACCTGAAACCCGAGGATATGGTTGTGGTGAACCTGGATGGCGAAGTAATTGAGGGCCGTCTCAAGCCCTCTGTTGACACGTCGACCCACCTTTATGTATACAGGCACATGCCGGAGGTCGGTGGGATTGTCCATACACATTCGCCCTACGCTACGGCCTTTGCCGCCCTTGGCCGGCCGATTCCTGTTTACCTTACGGCTATGGCTGACGAGTTCGGCGGCCCGATCCCCGTTGGCCGTTACGCAAAGATAGGGGGCGAGGAGATCGGCCAGGTCATCGTCGAGTCGATCGGCAAGAGCCCAGCCATCCTCATGAAGAATCACGGTGTTTTCACGGTCGGCCCAACGCCTGCGGCCGCCCTGAAGGCGGCCGTGATGGCTGAGGATATAGCCCGCACCGTCCACCTGGCCCTCCAGCTCGGCCAGCCGGATGAGATACCTCCTGAGGAGGTCGAACGGGGGCACCGGCAGTACATTGAGAAATACGGGCAATGA
- a CDS encoding sn-glycerol-1-phosphate dehydrogenase → MELGHMDMDLLGRSFRCTCGREHHVPIRQVVVGDDAMARMREFARSEFVARPGPGITAGGSRAVLVADRNTYAAAGDAARSALEGAGCDVEVLVLGEDGGNGRCVQGVLEADEEAIGSVLARLSGSGSESDVALSKSPEPAAGVAGSAAVRKTFAVAVGSGTINDIVKYASFKAGCPYISVPTAPSMDGYTSSVAALLLGGFKRTLPAAPPLAVFADLGVLSRAPSNMVAAGFGDLLGKLMAGADWVLARLVNGEYYCELAADLARSIALECMERGSEIGTHTKGAIKSLTEGLIWSGIAMLMVGNSRPASGAEHHLSHYWELKSLREGRPQPFHGTKVGVATILIAGVYDDILGRDPRGIDLADLKRRHPSREEREARIRRFYGPMAGEAIIETAGKYLPWEEREKKLREVLARWDEIRDTLREIVPGADRVRDALEQAGAPATPEAIGFSSDWVWEALANAKDLRMRFTVLDFADLLGFLDEIASARAYKRSQGGS, encoded by the coding sequence ATGGAACTGGGACATATGGACATGGACCTTTTAGGCAGGTCATTTCGCTGCACCTGCGGTAGGGAGCACCACGTGCCCATACGCCAGGTGGTTGTAGGGGATGACGCGATGGCCCGCATGCGCGAGTTCGCCAGGAGCGAGTTTGTTGCCCGCCCTGGCCCCGGGATCACGGCGGGTGGTTCGAGGGCGGTCCTTGTGGCGGACCGGAATACATACGCGGCCGCAGGGGATGCCGCAAGGAGCGCCCTCGAGGGCGCCGGTTGCGACGTCGAGGTCCTCGTCCTCGGTGAAGATGGTGGGAATGGGCGTTGTGTCCAGGGCGTACTCGAGGCGGATGAGGAGGCGATAGGAAGCGTCCTCGCCCGGCTTTCGGGTTCTGGGTCTGAATCTGACGTGGCGTTGTCTAAGTCGCCCGAACCGGCAGCCGGGGTGGCGGGATCGGCCGCGGTCCGTAAGACGTTTGCCGTTGCGGTCGGTTCGGGAACTATCAATGATATCGTGAAGTATGCCAGCTTCAAAGCCGGCTGCCCGTATATCAGCGTCCCTACGGCCCCATCGATGGATGGCTATACTTCGTCGGTAGCCGCGCTCCTTCTAGGCGGCTTCAAGAGGACCTTGCCGGCAGCTCCCCCGCTGGCGGTTTTTGCCGATCTTGGCGTCCTTTCGCGGGCGCCCTCTAATATGGTGGCGGCCGGATTCGGCGACCTGCTCGGGAAACTCATGGCAGGTGCGGATTGGGTTCTGGCAAGGCTGGTCAATGGTGAGTATTACTGTGAACTCGCAGCGGACCTTGCCAGGTCCATTGCCCTTGAATGTATGGAGAGGGGTTCTGAGATTGGGACGCACACCAAGGGTGCCATCAAGAGCTTGACCGAGGGGCTGATATGGTCGGGGATCGCCATGCTCATGGTGGGCAACTCGCGTCCCGCTTCGGGCGCGGAGCACCATCTTTCACATTACTGGGAGCTGAAGAGCCTTCGTGAGGGGCGGCCCCAGCCCTTCCACGGCACTAAGGTAGGCGTGGCCACAATCCTCATTGCCGGGGTTTACGACGATATCCTGGGGCGCGATCCCCGGGGGATCGATCTTGCCGACCTGAAAAGGAGGCACCCATCGCGGGAGGAGCGAGAGGCGCGGATACGGCGCTTTTATGGCCCTATGGCCGGGGAGGCTATCATTGAGACGGCCGGCAAGTATCTCCCCTGGGAGGAGAGGGAGAAGAAGCTGCGCGAAGTCCTGGCCCGGTGGGATGAAATACGCGACACTCTGAGGGAGATCGTCCCTGGTGCTGATCGGGTGAGGGATGCCCTGGAGCAGGCGGGCGCGCCCGCCACGCCGGAGGCTATAGGTTTCAGCAGCGACTGGGTCTGGGAGGCCCTGGCGAATGCGAAAGACTTGAGGATGAGATTTACGGTCCTGGATTTTGCGGATTTGCTGGGATTCCTGGATGAGATCGCGAGTGCCAGAGCATACAAGAGAAGTCAGGGAGGTTCGTAG
- a CDS encoding sugar ABC transporter permease: MSAASARRSGRVPTETWMLLPSIVVLAIISLYPFFYMIWMSFMRFSMLPGQPSTFIGFGNWLRMLSDPGVGVSWVVTIKYYIIALALQLTLGVGISLAIERLGRGQGLITTLIIAPMFLAPVLVGLLWRFLLHDSYGIFTYFLRQLGFLRGISVFGDLRTALPAVIIMDTWEWTPLIALITIAGLQALPQDVYEAASIDGATYWQRLVYITFPMLKPVLVVALLIRTMDLVRFYDQIMITTSGGPADATKILAIRIFEQGFRQFNIGYASALGLTLLVVSIILGNFFVKFFSMEDKG, from the coding sequence TTGAGCGCAGCTTCAGCCCGCCGTAGCGGCAGGGTGCCTACGGAAACCTGGATGCTTTTGCCCAGCATCGTTGTGTTAGCCATCATTAGCCTTTATCCGTTCTTTTACATGATCTGGATGAGCTTCATGAGGTTTTCAATGCTGCCAGGCCAGCCCTCTACTTTTATAGGGTTTGGTAACTGGCTGCGTATGTTATCTGATCCCGGCGTCGGGGTTTCCTGGGTAGTAACCATAAAATACTATATCATCGCACTTGCCCTGCAACTAACCCTTGGCGTGGGCATTTCTCTAGCTATTGAGCGGCTAGGGCGCGGCCAGGGCCTCATAACTACCCTTATAATCGCGCCCATGTTTCTGGCGCCGGTCCTGGTGGGCCTCCTCTGGCGCTTCTTGCTCCATGATAGCTACGGGATATTTACATATTTCTTGCGGCAACTTGGCTTTTTGAGGGGGATCAGCGTCTTTGGGGATCTGAGGACTGCACTCCCGGCGGTCATTATAATGGACACCTGGGAGTGGACCCCCCTTATCGCGCTCATAACCATCGCCGGGCTTCAAGCCTTGCCCCAGGACGTTTACGAGGCTGCATCCATAGATGGAGCCACTTACTGGCAGCGGCTAGTATATATAACCTTTCCGATGTTAAAGCCCGTGCTGGTTGTAGCGCTTTTGATCCGGACGATGGACCTTGTGCGCTTCTATGATCAGATCATGATAACCACGAGCGGGGGCCCGGCCGATGCCACCAAGATCCTGGCGATCAGAATATTTGAGCAGGGCTTTAGGCAGTTTAACATAGGCTACGCGTCCGCCCTCGGACTTACCCTGTTGGTTGTCAGCATTATTCTGGGTAACTTCTTTGTGAAATTCTTTTCAATGGAAGATAAGGGGTGA